From a single Cupriavidus taiwanensis LMG 19424 genomic region:
- a CDS encoding VOC family protein yields MFRILGLDHLVLRSADVATLRRFYVDVLGCSVEREQADLGLTQLRAGAALIDLVALDGPLGRAGGAGPGEEGRNLDHFCLRIDPFDADALRAHLARHGLDAGDVAQRFGAEGKGPSLYVQDPDGNVVELKGPPTPVTAQ; encoded by the coding sequence GTGTTCCGCATCCTCGGCCTCGACCACCTGGTGTTGCGCAGCGCCGATGTGGCCACGCTGCGGCGCTTCTATGTCGACGTGCTGGGCTGCAGTGTCGAGCGCGAGCAGGCCGACCTGGGCCTGACCCAGTTGCGCGCGGGTGCCGCCCTGATCGACCTGGTCGCGCTCGACGGTCCGCTGGGCCGCGCGGGCGGCGCCGGGCCGGGCGAGGAAGGCCGCAACCTCGATCATTTCTGCCTGCGCATCGACCCGTTCGACGCCGACGCGCTGCGCGCGCACCTGGCGCGGCATGGCCTCGATGCGGGCGACGTGGCGCAGCGCTTCGGCGCCGAAGGCAAGGGTCCCTCGCTGTATGTGCAGGACCCCGACGGCAACGTGGTCGAGCTCAAGGGGCCGCCCACGCCGGTGACCGCACAGTAA